One window of Candidatus Hydrogenedentota bacterium genomic DNA carries:
- a CDS encoding DUF1501 domain-containing protein, with protein MVLKCSKGCDEYRALSRRQFLGAGAAAMAMAAGSAWLPRVAYAQDDVAGRDIIVSLFLRGGCDGLSVIAPFGDAGYYAARPNLAIAPPDAGAGGALDLDGFFGFAPAMGPLMESYGAGNLLLVHACGMNDGTRSHFDAMHFMEVGKARDPLLATGWLGRHLMHTAPPGADPVLRAVGMAPALQRTLAGSPLALPVPDPAAFRLPGDENSADARLAAMMTMYGGTAEPLRTSAAKTSETIALLERLNIDAYAPGGGAVYPESEIGLALRSSAALIRGEVGVEAIAVDLGGWDTHEEQGAIDGGMAALMAGLAEALAAFHADIIAGSEHQVTLVVMSEFGRMVDENLSKGTDHGHGGIMMVLGGAVQGGRVLADWPGLAVEQRFEGQDLAVTIEYRDILYEIAERRLATAVPALVFPDLVHTRHGVFGA; from the coding sequence CGCTCAGCCGCCGGCAGTTTCTGGGCGCGGGCGCCGCGGCAATGGCCATGGCGGCGGGATCGGCGTGGTTGCCCCGCGTGGCCTATGCCCAGGATGACGTCGCCGGACGCGACATTATCGTGTCCCTCTTTCTCCGCGGCGGTTGCGATGGACTTTCCGTGATCGCGCCCTTCGGGGACGCGGGTTACTACGCGGCGCGGCCCAATCTGGCCATTGCCCCGCCCGACGCCGGCGCCGGGGGAGCGCTCGATCTGGATGGCTTCTTTGGCTTTGCACCGGCCATGGGTCCCCTCATGGAGTCCTACGGTGCGGGGAATCTGCTGCTGGTCCACGCCTGCGGCATGAACGACGGCACGCGCTCGCACTTCGACGCCATGCACTTCATGGAGGTCGGCAAGGCCCGCGACCCGCTGTTGGCCACGGGCTGGCTGGGTCGACACCTGATGCACACGGCACCCCCCGGAGCCGATCCCGTATTGCGTGCCGTGGGCATGGCGCCGGCCCTGCAGCGTACCCTCGCGGGAAGCCCCCTGGCGCTGCCGGTCCCCGATCCCGCCGCATTTCGTCTGCCGGGCGATGAGAACTCGGCGGATGCGCGCCTGGCCGCCATGATGACCATGTATGGCGGGACGGCCGAGCCGCTGAGGACCTCCGCCGCGAAAACCAGCGAGACCATAGCGTTGCTGGAGCGCCTCAATATCGATGCCTATGCCCCGGGCGGCGGGGCGGTCTACCCCGAATCGGAAATCGGGCTGGCGCTTCGGTCTTCCGCCGCCCTCATCCGCGGCGAGGTGGGCGTGGAGGCCATTGCGGTCGATCTGGGGGGCTGGGACACCCATGAGGAGCAGGGCGCGATTGACGGCGGTATGGCGGCGTTGATGGCCGGCCTGGCCGAGGCCCTCGCCGCTTTTCACGCAGACATCATCGCGGGTTCGGAGCATCAGGTTACCCTTGTAGTCATGTCGGAGTTTGGTCGTATGGTGGATGAAAACCTAAGCAAAGGGACCGATCACGGGCACGGGGGCATCATGATGGTGCTGGGCGGCGCCGTGCAGGGGGGAAGGGTGCTCGCCGACTGGCCCGGACTTGCCGTCGAGCAGCGCTTCGAGGGACAAGATCTGGCCGTGACCATTGAATACCGCGACATCTTGTATGAAATCGCGGAACGTCGTCTCGCTACCGCCGTTCCGGCGCTGGTGTTTCCAGACCTGGTGCATACGCGTCACGGCGTCTTTGGGGCGTGA